A genomic segment from Bubalus bubalis isolate 160015118507 breed Murrah chromosome 5, NDDB_SH_1, whole genome shotgun sequence encodes:
- the LOC102412584 gene encoding cortistatin produces MSSSRAGEKYQPACKMLPLCLLLPLLLLPSGATTALSPEGGLAGHESGHMQEVAEIKTNSLLTFLAWWYEWASQARAVPFVGGEAREVSKRQEGAPLHQSTHQDKTPCKNFFWKTFSSCK; encoded by the exons ATGAGCAGCTCCAGAGCTGGAGAGAAGTACCAGCCAGCCTGCAAGATGCTGCCCCTCTgcttgctgctgccgctgctgctgctgccctctGGGGCCACCACTGCCCTCTCCCCAGAGGGTGGCCTCGCCGGCCACGAGAGCGGG CACATGCAGGAAGTGgcagaaataaagacaaacaGCCTGTTGACTTTCCTTGCGTGGTGGTACGAGTGGGCCTCCCAGGCCAGGGCAGTGCCCTTTGTAGGAGGGGAAGCCAGGGAGGTGTCCAAACGGCAGGAAGGCGCACCCCTCCATCAGTCCACGCACCAAGATAAAACGCCCTGCAAGAATTTCTTCTGGAagaccttctcctcctgcaagtAA